A section of the Hemibagrus wyckioides isolate EC202008001 linkage group LG04, SWU_Hwy_1.0, whole genome shotgun sequence genome encodes:
- the LOC131351728 gene encoding ADP-ribosylation factor 5 codes for MGLTISSLFGRLFGKKQMRILMVGLDAAGKTTILYKLKLGEIVTTIPTIGFNVETVEYRNICFTVWDVGGQDKIRPLWRHYFQNTQGLIFVVDSNDRERVAESADELSKMLQEDELRDAVLLVFANKQDLPNAMPVSELTDKLGLQSLRSRTWYVQATCATQGTGLYEGLDWLSNELSKR; via the exons ATGGGGCTGACCATCTCCTCACTGTTCGGGAGACTGTTCGGGAAGAAACAGATGAGAATTCTCATGG tgggtCTGGATGCTGCAGGTAAAACCACAATATTGTACAAACTGAAACTTGGAGAGATTGTGACCACGATCCCAACTATCG GCTTTAATGTGGAGACTGTGGAGTACAGGAACATCTGCTTCACCGTGTGGGACGTCGGCGGTCAGGATAAGATCCGTCCTCTGTGGAGACATTACTTCCAGAACACTcag GGTCTGATCTTCGTGGTGGACAGTAATGACCGAGAGAGAGTGGCCGAGTCTGCTGATGAACTCTCCAAAATG CTACAAGAAGATGAGCTGAGGGATGCTGTGCTGCTGGTGTTTGCTAACAAACAGGATCTGCCCAACGCCATGCCAGTCAGTGAGCTCACAGATAAACTGGGCCTGCAGAGTTTGCGTAGCCGAACG TGGTATGTTCAGGCCACATGTGCTACACAAGGAACTGGACTCTATGAAGGACTGGACTGGTTATCCAATGAGCTGTCCAAACGCTAG
- the LOC131351739 gene encoding calcium/manganese antiporter SLC30A10 isoform X1, which yields MDRSAMWAEPLHRCMLVLTWALLLCEVITGRLCNSLINTVDSFHTLYVLIGMISSKPGAEENPRTTGPGEVLCPDLGAEESCTFPPSGASQYARFRLQPVGGLISALILSSLCVSFSFHILSHTLQPQHIQRPLLAMAVGAVSLLFNLLLLVWRRARPTDAGGKDVRKGKTEAPLTPEGSPQPGVLMFCNRGVSGVLRPDSQDHTNPPQYNSISHDSSHTETFREESQSSRSSCHAGQHCDVSECMRNIITVFHSLLGSALVLLNGFLHLLGVRFQWSRDVTMYLDPGFSMLTTLVLLAVVIPELRRRVLLLLQASPPGLCTEQLVEEIGRVPGVLAVHELHVWQLTETCVVASVHIRWPSGLSALECSRLLRSVTEVLGRFGVKRWTIQPEFLTSDPKDVALQPDCTLRCGKACVKKMCCLPPEKPFSPTSVHVTHMKQDVIIQNTSL from the exons ATGGACAGATCAGCCATGTGGGCGGAGCCTCTGCACAGGTGCATGCTGGTCCTGACCTGGGCACTGCTGCTGTGTGAGGTTATCACTGGACGTCTGTGTaactcactcattaacacagTGGACAGCTTCCACACCCTCTACGTCCTCATCGGCATGATCAGCTCCAAGCCAGGTGCCGAGGAGAACCCCAGAACCACAGGACCGGGGGAGGTGTTGTGTCCCGACCTCGGCGCTGAGGAGAGCTGCACGTTTCCGCCCTCTGGCGCATCTCAGTATGCTAGGTTCCGCCTGCAGCCGGTGGGAGGTCTGATCTCAGCTCTGATACTctcctcactctgtgtgtctttcagcTTCCATATCCTCAGCCACACGCTGCAGCCTCAACACATACAGCGCCCTCTCCTGGCCATGGCTGTGGGTGCAGTTAGTCTGCTGTTtaatctgctgctgctggtgtggAGAAGAGCGAGACCAACAGATGCAGGAGGTAAAGACGTCAGAAAAGGCAAGACAGAAGCTCCTTTAACTCCAGAAG GTTCTCCTCAGCCTGGAGTGCTGATGTTCTGTAACCGCGGAGTGTCCGGCGTTCTCCGTCCAGACTCTCAGGATCACACCAATCCTCCTCAGTACAACTCCATTTCCCATGATTCCTCTCACACAGAAACGTTCAGAGAAGAGTCTCAGAGCAGCAGAAGCTCCTGTCACGCTG GTCAGCATTGTGACGTGAGCGAGTGCATGAGGAACATCATCACAGTGTTCCACAGCCTCCTGGGTTCTGCTCTGGTTCTGTTGAACGGATTCCTTCACCTTCTTGGCGTGAGGTTCCAGTGGAGCCGGGACGTGACCATGTACCTGGACCCGGGGTTCTCCATGCTCACCACACTGGTTCTGTTAGCGGTGGTGATTCCTGAGCTCCGGCGTCGCgtcctcctcctgctgcagGCGTCTCCACCGGGCCTGTGCACGGAGCAACTGGTGGAGGAGATCGGGCGTGTCCCCGGTGTCTTAGCCGTGCACGAACTCCACGTGTGGCAGCTGACCGAGACGTGCGTGGTGGCCTCGGTGCACATCCGCTGGCCGTCGGGTCTGAGCGCGCTTGAGTGTTCTCGACTCCTGAGGAGCGTCACGGAGGTTCTCGGGCGGTTCGGGGTTAAGCGCTGGACCATACAGCCTGAGtttctgacctctgaccccaaGGACGTTGCGTTACAGCCAGACTGCACGCTGCGCTGTGGGAAAGCGTGTGTGAAGAAGATGTGCTGTTTACCTCCAGAGAAACCTTTCAGTCCCACGTCTGTCCACGTGACCCACATGAAGCAGGACGTCATCATTCAGAACACGAGCTTATAA
- the LOC131351739 gene encoding calcium/manganese antiporter SLC30A10 isoform X2, protein MDRSAMWAEPLHRCMLVLTWALLLCEVITGRLCNSLINTVDSFHTLYVLIGMISSKPGAEENPRTTGPGEVLCPDLGAEESCTFPPSGASQYARFRLQPVGGLISALILSSLCVSFSFHILSHTLQPQHIQRPLLAMAVGAVSLLFNLLLLVWRRARPTDAGGKDVRKGSPQPGVLMFCNRGVSGVLRPDSQDHTNPPQYNSISHDSSHTETFREESQSSRSSCHAGQHCDVSECMRNIITVFHSLLGSALVLLNGFLHLLGVRFQWSRDVTMYLDPGFSMLTTLVLLAVVIPELRRRVLLLLQASPPGLCTEQLVEEIGRVPGVLAVHELHVWQLTETCVVASVHIRWPSGLSALECSRLLRSVTEVLGRFGVKRWTIQPEFLTSDPKDVALQPDCTLRCGKACVKKMCCLPPEKPFSPTSVHVTHMKQDVIIQNTSL, encoded by the exons ATGGACAGATCAGCCATGTGGGCGGAGCCTCTGCACAGGTGCATGCTGGTCCTGACCTGGGCACTGCTGCTGTGTGAGGTTATCACTGGACGTCTGTGTaactcactcattaacacagTGGACAGCTTCCACACCCTCTACGTCCTCATCGGCATGATCAGCTCCAAGCCAGGTGCCGAGGAGAACCCCAGAACCACAGGACCGGGGGAGGTGTTGTGTCCCGACCTCGGCGCTGAGGAGAGCTGCACGTTTCCGCCCTCTGGCGCATCTCAGTATGCTAGGTTCCGCCTGCAGCCGGTGGGAGGTCTGATCTCAGCTCTGATACTctcctcactctgtgtgtctttcagcTTCCATATCCTCAGCCACACGCTGCAGCCTCAACACATACAGCGCCCTCTCCTGGCCATGGCTGTGGGTGCAGTTAGTCTGCTGTTtaatctgctgctgctggtgtggAGAAGAGCGAGACCAACAGATGCAGGAGGTAAAGACGTCAGAAAAG GTTCTCCTCAGCCTGGAGTGCTGATGTTCTGTAACCGCGGAGTGTCCGGCGTTCTCCGTCCAGACTCTCAGGATCACACCAATCCTCCTCAGTACAACTCCATTTCCCATGATTCCTCTCACACAGAAACGTTCAGAGAAGAGTCTCAGAGCAGCAGAAGCTCCTGTCACGCTG GTCAGCATTGTGACGTGAGCGAGTGCATGAGGAACATCATCACAGTGTTCCACAGCCTCCTGGGTTCTGCTCTGGTTCTGTTGAACGGATTCCTTCACCTTCTTGGCGTGAGGTTCCAGTGGAGCCGGGACGTGACCATGTACCTGGACCCGGGGTTCTCCATGCTCACCACACTGGTTCTGTTAGCGGTGGTGATTCCTGAGCTCCGGCGTCGCgtcctcctcctgctgcagGCGTCTCCACCGGGCCTGTGCACGGAGCAACTGGTGGAGGAGATCGGGCGTGTCCCCGGTGTCTTAGCCGTGCACGAACTCCACGTGTGGCAGCTGACCGAGACGTGCGTGGTGGCCTCGGTGCACATCCGCTGGCCGTCGGGTCTGAGCGCGCTTGAGTGTTCTCGACTCCTGAGGAGCGTCACGGAGGTTCTCGGGCGGTTCGGGGTTAAGCGCTGGACCATACAGCCTGAGtttctgacctctgaccccaaGGACGTTGCGTTACAGCCAGACTGCACGCTGCGCTGTGGGAAAGCGTGTGTGAAGAAGATGTGCTGTTTACCTCCAGAGAAACCTTTCAGTCCCACGTCTGTCCACGTGACCCACATGAAGCAGGACGTCATCATTCAGAACACGAGCTTATAA
- the selenot1b gene encoding thioredoxin reductase-like selenoprotein T1b: MAARGVALLFLCVLSLHLTAAQNGSGKKMKMQYTAGPLLKFQICISUGYRRVFEEYTRVLNQRYPDIRIEGENYLPQPLYRHMASFLSMLKFAIIVLIILGKDPFALFGMQSPGIWTWGQENKVYACMMVFFFTNMMENQCLSTGAFEISLNDVPVWSKLESGHLPSMQQLLQILENEMKLNAHMDTLPLQRS; encoded by the exons ATGGCGGCGCGCGGTGTCGCTCTGCTTttcctctgtgttctctctctccatctcactgcAGCTCAGAACGGAAGCGGTAAAAAGATGAAGATGCAGTATACTGCTGGACCTCTGCTCAAGTTCCAGATTTG CATCTCCTGAGGGTACAGGCGGGTGTTTGAGGAGTACACTCGGGTTCTGAACCAGAGGTATCCAGACATCCGTATAGAGGGGGAGAACTACCTCCCTCAACCTctctacag ACACATGGCCTCCTTCCTCTCCATGCTAAAGTTCGCTATAATCGTTCTCATTATTCTGGGGAAAGATCCGTTTGCCCTCTTCGGAATGCAGAGTCCTGGAATCTGGACCTGGGGTCAGGAGAACAAG GTGTATGCCTGTATGATGGTGTTCTTCTTCACCAACATGATGGAGAACCAATGTTTATCTACAGGAGCCTTTGAGATTTCACTTAATG atgtccCTGTCTGGTCGAAGCTGGAATCAGGTCATCTTCCTTCCATGCAGCAACTTCTGCAGATcctggagaatgagatgaagcTGAACGCTCACATGGATACACTTCCTCTACAGCGCtcataa
- the LOC131351739 gene encoding proton-coupled zinc antiporter SLC30A1 isoform X3 → MDRSAMWAEPLHRCMLVLTWALLLCEVITGRLCNSLINTVDSFHTLYVLIGMISSKPGAEENPRTTGPGEVLCPDLGAEESCTFPPSGASQYARFRLQPVGGLISALILSSLCVSFSFHILSHTLQPQHIQRPLLAMAVGAVSLLFNLLLLVWRRARPTDAGGSPQPGVLMFCNRGVSGVLRPDSQDHTNPPQYNSISHDSSHTETFREESQSSRSSCHAGQHCDVSECMRNIITVFHSLLGSALVLLNGFLHLLGVRFQWSRDVTMYLDPGFSMLTTLVLLAVVIPELRRRVLLLLQASPPGLCTEQLVEEIGRVPGVLAVHELHVWQLTETCVVASVHIRWPSGLSALECSRLLRSVTEVLGRFGVKRWTIQPEFLTSDPKDVALQPDCTLRCGKACVKKMCCLPPEKPFSPTSVHVTHMKQDVIIQNTSL, encoded by the exons ATGGACAGATCAGCCATGTGGGCGGAGCCTCTGCACAGGTGCATGCTGGTCCTGACCTGGGCACTGCTGCTGTGTGAGGTTATCACTGGACGTCTGTGTaactcactcattaacacagTGGACAGCTTCCACACCCTCTACGTCCTCATCGGCATGATCAGCTCCAAGCCAGGTGCCGAGGAGAACCCCAGAACCACAGGACCGGGGGAGGTGTTGTGTCCCGACCTCGGCGCTGAGGAGAGCTGCACGTTTCCGCCCTCTGGCGCATCTCAGTATGCTAGGTTCCGCCTGCAGCCGGTGGGAGGTCTGATCTCAGCTCTGATACTctcctcactctgtgtgtctttcagcTTCCATATCCTCAGCCACACGCTGCAGCCTCAACACATACAGCGCCCTCTCCTGGCCATGGCTGTGGGTGCAGTTAGTCTGCTGTTtaatctgctgctgctggtgtggAGAAGAGCGAGACCAACAGATGCAGGAG GTTCTCCTCAGCCTGGAGTGCTGATGTTCTGTAACCGCGGAGTGTCCGGCGTTCTCCGTCCAGACTCTCAGGATCACACCAATCCTCCTCAGTACAACTCCATTTCCCATGATTCCTCTCACACAGAAACGTTCAGAGAAGAGTCTCAGAGCAGCAGAAGCTCCTGTCACGCTG GTCAGCATTGTGACGTGAGCGAGTGCATGAGGAACATCATCACAGTGTTCCACAGCCTCCTGGGTTCTGCTCTGGTTCTGTTGAACGGATTCCTTCACCTTCTTGGCGTGAGGTTCCAGTGGAGCCGGGACGTGACCATGTACCTGGACCCGGGGTTCTCCATGCTCACCACACTGGTTCTGTTAGCGGTGGTGATTCCTGAGCTCCGGCGTCGCgtcctcctcctgctgcagGCGTCTCCACCGGGCCTGTGCACGGAGCAACTGGTGGAGGAGATCGGGCGTGTCCCCGGTGTCTTAGCCGTGCACGAACTCCACGTGTGGCAGCTGACCGAGACGTGCGTGGTGGCCTCGGTGCACATCCGCTGGCCGTCGGGTCTGAGCGCGCTTGAGTGTTCTCGACTCCTGAGGAGCGTCACGGAGGTTCTCGGGCGGTTCGGGGTTAAGCGCTGGACCATACAGCCTGAGtttctgacctctgaccccaaGGACGTTGCGTTACAGCCAGACTGCACGCTGCGCTGTGGGAAAGCGTGTGTGAAGAAGATGTGCTGTTTACCTCCAGAGAAACCTTTCAGTCCCACGTCTGTCCACGTGACCCACATGAAGCAGGACGTCATCATTCAGAACACGAGCTTATAA